AATATGTATAACCATTTATATAAAGTTATAGGATTATTATGAAAACGATAGCAAAAGCGGTTCAAAGTGAAATAAATGTCAAGAAATCACAGTTCATATGCCATTTGTTTCCAACCAAAACCAAAAAGGAAAGCAAGGAAATAATATTGAAGGTCAATGAGAAGTATAACGATGCCACCCATAACTGTACGGCCTATATCGTTACTGACGGCGAAGGCTTTGACGATGACGGCGAGCCTGGCGGAACGGCCGGAAAACCTATGATCAATGTCTTGAGAAAAAACGAACTGCATAATGTGACCGCTGTCGTTACACGTTATTTCGGCGGAATCAAGCTTGGAGCGGGAGGGCTTGTAAGAGCATATTCCAAATCTGTTCTTGAAGCAATTAATGAAGCCGAAATCCTTGAAGTGGATTTGTATGATGTCTATACATTAGTTTTCGAATACTCAGAAATCAAAACTATTGACGGTGAAGTGAGAAACAACCAGCTGGAAGTCATTAACAAGGAGTATTCAGACAAGGTCATCTATGATGTCGTTTCCAAGGACAACAGGGACATTGAAAAGATATTTGAAAAATACGGCGATAAAATCATCATTGAATTCAAGGACAAAGAGGTTCTGGTTAAGTAATTAAAAAAAAATTAGATTGAAGAACAAAATCTATTGTTCTTCGAAATTGCTTGCGTCAACGCCACACATTGGGCAGGTGAAATCTTCTGGTAATTCATCTGCTTCATGAACGTATCCGCATACTTTACAAACAAATGCCATTTATTAGCCTCCTTATTCTACTTTAGAGAACATATCTTTGGAAGCACCGCACATTGGACATTTGTAGTCATCTGGAAGGTCTTCAAAAGCAGTTCCTTCTGCATCATCGTCATATACGTATCCACACATATTACATTTCCATTTAGCCATGATATCATCTCCTTTAATAATAATATATCATTTTTGTTTTTCAGTAATTTAATTTATAGTATAATTCCTATATAAACTATTCTACTTGCTTGAACATTTTTTTACCAACACCACATTTTGGGCATTTAAATGCGTCAGAAATTTCAGAAAATGGAGTTCCAGCATCAATTCCACGATCAGGTAATCCTTCATCTTCATCATATTCAAATCCGCAAAGTTTACATTTCCATTTAGCCATAAAAAACAGTCTCCTTTGTTTTGATATAGTTATATCTTTAAAAAAGATGGTATAAATAGTTAATAGAAAAAAAGATTATAATTTGTTTGGAACCTTCAAATGGTCCGGAAGCGGCTTGATACGTGCCGGAGTTCCAATGGCCAGATAAAACGGCGGAACGCTATGAATTACAATAGCTCCGGCTGCAACGATTGATCCTTCACCAATCTCGACGTTTGATAGGAAAGTAGTGTTTCCTCCGATTGAAGCACCTCTTCTTATGCGAGGTCCCTGAAGCTCATAATTTATTCTGACAGGATACTTGTCATTTGTAAAACAGGCGCATGGGCCTATAAACACGTTATCCTCAATAACGGAGTTGGTCGGGATGTATACGTTGGACTGGATGCTTACGTCGTTTCCTATGATTACGTCACCTTCGATTACGGTGTTGGTTCCGATTAAGACGTCGTCTCCGATGTTGGTGTTTTCCCTAATCACCACATTGTGTCCGGTTCTGAAATTGTCCCCGATAACCACGTCATTATAGATAATTGAGTTTGACCTTATCGTGTAATTGTTTCCGATTACCGGAGGCTTGGAATCGGGTGCGTATTCAACGCCGAAGTGGATGTTATCCCTGGGATTGAACTGTAAAGGTTCTCTTACCTGTGGTTTTTCATCCATAATCAATGTATCGTAGTCATTTGACCTTTCGATTACCTGAGGCTGCCTTTCAACGTAGCGTGGCGGTTCCTGTTGATATACCGGCCTTTGAGATTGTCTTTCAGCTAACCTTGAATACTCCAATTCGAAGTTATCTGGAATTTGTTTTTCTCTCCTCTCCGTTGGTTTATCCTCAAGTGATGATGAAAATCTTACCATAATATCAAACCTTTATGTAATTTAATTGACTATGTTAATGATTTAATTTATATCGTTCATTAGTATATATATTAATTGGTTCAGATTCATCAAAATCTTCGAAGTTTCAGCATTTCCTTCAAATCATCATTGTTCATTTCGGTGATGAATGACTCTTTTGAATCGATTGCGACTTCAGCCAGCTCTATCTTTTCGGAAAGTATCTGGTTAATTCTCTCCTCAAAGGTTCCCGTCGTGATGAACCTGTATACCATGACATTGTTTTTCTGGCCTATCCTGTATGCACGGTCGGTTGCCTGGTTTTCAACTGCAGGATTCCACCACAAATCATAATGGATGACGTTTTGGGCGGCTGTCAGATTAAGTCCCGTTCCTCCGGCCTTAAGGGACAATACCATTATCCGGTTTTCATCGCCGTTCTGGAACTTGTCGATCATTTCGTCCCGTTTCTTGCGTGACAGCTGTCCGTGGAAGAACAGCACCTCCTCATCGAAGTGCCTTTCTATCAGTTCCTTGAGTATTTCACCCATCTGGACGTATTGGCTGAATATTAACACTTTTTCATCATTATCTAAAATGTTTTCCAGAATGTTGACGAGGACTTCCATCTTGCCCGATTCGCCAACAGACATCTTTTTCGATTTGGAAAACTGCGCCGGATGGTTGCAAATCTGTTTAAGGGAGGTTATTAGCTTTAAGACAAGTCCTTTTCTGGCTATTCCCTCGCTGTCTTCAACATCTCTTAATAATACGTTTAAAGTCTCCTCATACATTGCAGCCTGCTTTAGGGTCAGATTGCAGTAGATGTCATTGACGAACTTGTCCGGAAGGTCCTTTATGATGTCCTTATCGGTTTTGTGACGCCTTAAAATGAATGGGGAAGTAATCTTTTTGAATGTATCAAGAGCCTCCTGGTCATGATAGTTCTCAATAGGCTTTATGAAGCGTTCATTGAACATGTTTAAGCTGTAGAGATAACCCCTATTAATGAAGTCGAATATTGACCAGTACTCGGCGAGGCGATTTTCGATTGGAGTTCCTGACAGGGCGATTTTGTGTTTGGCTTCAAGTGCCTTGATGGCCTTTGTCTGTTTTGCGCTTGGATTTTTAATGTTTTGGGCCTCGTCAACGACACATAAATATATGTCCAAATCCTTTAAAAG
This is a stretch of genomic DNA from Methanobrevibacter millerae. It encodes these proteins:
- a CDS encoding YigZ family protein — protein: MKTIAKAVQSEINVKKSQFICHLFPTKTKKESKEIILKVNEKYNDATHNCTAYIVTDGEGFDDDGEPGGTAGKPMINVLRKNELHNVTAVVTRYFGGIKLGAGGLVRAYSKSVLEAINEAEILEVDLYDVYTLVFEYSEIKTIDGEVRNNQLEVINKEYSDKVIYDVVSKDNRDIEKIFEKYGDKIIIEFKDKEVLVK
- a CDS encoding rubredoxin-like domain-containing protein, coding for MAFVCKVCGYVHEADELPEDFTCPMCGVDASNFEEQ
- a CDS encoding rubredoxin — translated: MAKWKCNMCGYVYDDDAEGTAFEDLPDDYKCPMCGASKDMFSKVE
- a CDS encoding rubredoxin, with translation MAKWKCKLCGFEYDEDEGLPDRGIDAGTPFSEISDAFKCPKCGVGKKMFKQVE
- a CDS encoding acyltransferase — protein: MDEKPQVREPLQFNPRDNIHFGVEYAPDSKPPVIGNNYTIRSNSIIYNDVVIGDNFRTGHNVVIRENTNIGDDVLIGTNTVIEGDVIIGNDVSIQSNVYIPTNSVIEDNVFIGPCACFTNDKYPVRINYELQGPRIRRGASIGGNTTFLSNVEIGEGSIVAAGAIVIHSVPPFYLAIGTPARIKPLPDHLKVPNKL